From the genome of ANME-2 cluster archaeon:
ATAACAGTAGGGGTTGGTACTGACAATGTTATGCTTAATTCGGTCAATATGTTCTCTGAAATGGAATTCCTGTCTAAGGTATACAGGCTGGATGACAGACAGGTATTTAAGTTGTGCACGCTTAATGGAGCAAAAATACTTGGGACTGATAAGGATATAGGTTCAATCGTGGATGGTAAACATGCCACAATCATGGTGCTGGACGATGAGTCCCCTAACTTATCCAACAGCAGTGACCCTGTTGCCAGCCTTGTCAGAAGAGGGAGACCTGACGACATCAAAGCAATAATAAATGGAAATGGAGGAATTATCCATGGAAAGTAGATTGTTTAAAAACATAATTCTTGCAACGGACGGTTCGAAATATTCTGGAAATGCTGTTGAATATGCCGTTGAGCTTGCCAAGATTTCCGGGGCCAGGATATCTGCCATATATGTAGTTGATACCGGGGCATTTGCCACCATACCCATGGACGCGGCATGGGAGAACATATATGAACTGTTGAAGACAGAAGGCAGCGAAGCAACCGATAAAGTAAATACAGAGGCAATAAAATCAGATGTGGAAGTGGAATGCTTTGTTGTGGAAGGACATCCGGCAGAAGAGAT
Proteins encoded in this window:
- a CDS encoding universal stress protein gives rise to the protein MESRLFKNIILATDGSKYSGNAVEYAVELAKISGARISAIYVVDTGAFATIPMDAAWENIYELLKTEGSEATDKVNTEAIKSDVEVECFVVEGHPAEEIVKLSETIPADLIVMGTLGKRGLDRFLLGSVAEKVSRTSKVPVMIIRGEKPR